The sequence below is a genomic window from Pyrobaculum sp. 3827-6.
CGCCAAGATGACGCCTATAGAGGTCAAGGCCGCTATCGTCTCCTTCACGGGGTCGCCCAGGGTGGGGATCGTCGACCTCGCCACGGCGCTTTTGAGATACACCCCAGCTATGTGGAATACTATCTGGAACGCCCCGGCGATAAACGCCAGGAGTATTAAAAACCTCGCCGTGAGCTTAAACTCATCGTCGTCAGGCCTGCTGGCTGTGGACACCACCCACTTGATGTCGCGCCAGAGGTTCTCCAGCTTTTCCTGTAGCGACGCCACGCACCAATTCTAAAGCCTCTATAAAAGTTTTAGGCCACCAGCTGCCCAATGTAGTCCTGCTTAGAGAAGGGGACCAAATCCCTGTAGGTCTGGCCGACCCCCAGGAAGTAGACAGGCCTCTTCAAAGTGTAGAGAAATGTCAATATGGAGCCCCCCTTGGGGTAGGCGTCCACCTTCGTGGCTATCATGCCATCTATCTTTACATATTTAGAGTAGTACCTGGCAATTTCAAGGGCCTCGTTTCCCAACTGCGCGTCGAAGACGAAGACAGAGTAGTGCGGCTCGGCGACCCGCTGGATTTTGCTCAACTCCTGCATGAGGTTGGCGTCGGTGTGCATACGCCCCGCCGTGTCTATAAGCACGAAGTGAATCCCCCTAGACCTGGCGTGCTGGACCGCGTCGAAGGCGACGGCGGCGGGGTCCGCGCCGTAGGGCCCTCCGACGACCCTAAACCCCACGCGCCTGCCGTGCTCCTCCAGCTGCTCCCTCGCCCCGGCTCTGAAGGTATCCGCGGCAGCCGCCACGACTTTGTAGCCCATTTCTTGCAGTTTGAAGGCGAGCTTCGCCAAGGTGGTGGTCTTCCCATAGCCGTTTGGGCCGAGGAACATCACCACCACAGGCCTCGCGCCCTCCATCACCCTCCTGGCGTCTTGGTAGAAGTCCACGTCTGGGACGTCGCTCAACACGCCGAGAAGGGCGTCGAAGACCGCCTTCTTCACCACCTTGTCTCTGTCGCCGAATCTCGGCACCTTCACCCCCACAAGCCTCTTCTTAAGCTCCTCCGACACCGCGTCAGCCACCTCCACCGCCACGTCGCTCTCCACCAGGTCGATGTACAAGTCGTCGACAAGCCTCTCCACCTCCTTCGCGTCGAGAGTGTCCTCTTTAACTGTACTTACTACAGATTCGACAAATTTAGCAAAAGTCTTCTTAAGCCTGTCAAACATTACCTAATCCCGAGGCTCTCCAGCACCTGCCTAAGCTGGGCCGC
It includes:
- the ftsY gene encoding signal recognition particle-docking protein FtsY, with the translated sequence MFDRLKKTFAKFVESVVSTVKEDTLDAKEVERLVDDLYIDLVESDVAVEVADAVSEELKKRLVGVKVPRFGDRDKVVKKAVFDALLGVLSDVPDVDFYQDARRVMEGARPVVVMFLGPNGYGKTTTLAKLAFKLQEMGYKVVAAAADTFRAGAREQLEEHGRRVGFRVVGGPYGADPAAVAFDAVQHARSRGIHFVLIDTAGRMHTDANLMQELSKIQRVAEPHYSVFVFDAQLGNEALEIARYYSKYVKIDGMIATKVDAYPKGGSILTFLYTLKRPVYFLGVGQTYRDLVPFSKQDYIGQLVA